A stretch of Paenibacillus peoriae DNA encodes these proteins:
- a CDS encoding DUF1292 domain-containing protein: protein MTSYSREDLSWTSDLKETFDGDVELQDEQGHAIRMELEAEFKVGEQRYAVLRRPGAAVGEHELYHVSSSTDGEISITTIEDDDEWEDISELYDECTLPEEL from the coding sequence ATGACGAGCTATTCACGTGAAGACCTGAGTTGGACCTCTGATTTGAAGGAAACGTTCGACGGCGATGTAGAGTTGCAGGATGAACAGGGCCATGCGATTCGCATGGAATTGGAAGCAGAGTTCAAGGTAGGAGAGCAACGGTACGCCGTATTGCGTAGACCCGGGGCTGCTGTTGGCGAACATGAACTTTACCATGTAAGCTCATCCACAGACGGCGAAATCTCTATCACCACCATTGAAGATGATGATGAGTGGGAAGATATTTCCGAACTGTACGATGAATGTACGTTGCCGGAAGAACTGTAA
- a CDS encoding DUF1292 domain-containing protein, producing the protein MAENQVGMEEEPEIIYIADDEGNEEEFEVIMKFEVDGSEAKYMMVAPVDPEADESDVYAFRYEEEGDDIKLFVIQDDAEWEIVEETFNTFVEEEEEEEEDGK; encoded by the coding sequence ATGGCTGAAAATCAAGTGGGTATGGAAGAAGAGCCGGAAATTATTTATATTGCCGATGACGAGGGCAACGAGGAAGAGTTCGAGGTCATTATGAAGTTTGAGGTAGATGGTTCCGAAGCGAAGTACATGATGGTTGCGCCAGTGGACCCTGAAGCTGATGAGTCCGATGTGTACGCCTTCCGTTACGAGGAAGAAGGCGATGATATTAAATTGTTTGTGATCCAAGACGATGCCGAATGGGAAATCGTCGAAGAGACCTTTAATACATTCGTAGAAGAAGAGGAAGAGGAAGAGGAAGACGGGAAATGA
- the ruvX gene encoding Holliday junction resolvase RuvX yields MKVMGLDYGDRRIGVAVSDAFGWTAQGLEVIERRGDDSEFGKIANLVRENEVGEVVVGLPKNMNGTVGPRGEICIEFANRLKELLGLPVHLWDERLTTRSAERTLLEADVSRKKRKQVVDKLAASLILQNYLDAHSTR; encoded by the coding sequence ATGAAAGTAATGGGATTGGATTACGGGGATCGCCGAATTGGGGTCGCCGTAAGTGATGCCTTCGGCTGGACCGCCCAAGGATTGGAAGTCATAGAACGACGCGGTGACGACAGCGAGTTCGGTAAAATTGCAAATTTGGTTCGTGAAAATGAGGTCGGCGAGGTTGTTGTTGGCTTGCCGAAAAACATGAACGGAACCGTGGGTCCACGCGGTGAGATTTGCATCGAGTTTGCGAACCGACTCAAGGAGTTACTGGGTTTACCCGTTCACCTTTGGGATGAACGGCTGACGACGCGTTCGGCGGAGCGTACGCTTCTGGAGGCCGACGTCAGCCGAAAAAAACGCAAGCAGGTGGTAGATAAACTGGCCGCAAGCCTGATCTTGCAAAACTATTTGGACGCACACAGTACAAGGTGA
- a CDS encoding IreB family regulatory phosphoprotein produces the protein MDSMDKTVKFNVKADEKEASAQEILLTVYDALVEKEYNPINQIVGYLLSGDPAYVPRHNNARSLVRKKERDELIEELVRFYLAKHR, from the coding sequence ATGGATTCCATGGACAAAACGGTCAAATTTAATGTCAAGGCAGATGAAAAGGAAGCTTCTGCTCAGGAGATTTTGTTGACCGTATATGATGCGTTGGTAGAAAAAGAATACAATCCGATCAATCAAATTGTCGGCTATTTGCTATCCGGTGATCCGGCTTATGTGCCACGGCATAATAATGCTAGAAGCCTGGTACGTAAAAAAGAACGCGATGAGTTGATTGAAGAGTTGGTTCGTTTCTATCTTGCTAAGCATCGTTAG